Proteins encoded together in one Spirochaetota bacterium window:
- a CDS encoding transposase codes for MRERRPNRAPRFDYSSRGAYFITTNVKHRAEWFGRLHGGRMVLNADGLIAHRCWAEIPEHFPGVRVDAFVVMPDHVHGIIVIDDAPFVGARHAWLQKAPNHAIIPVVVGSYKSAVSKLIHRFGSPSFQWQRSYHDTVIRDHHALRGVRRYIGENPARCDGHRQEMD; via the coding sequence ATGCGCGAACGCAGGCCGAACAGGGCACCCCGATTCGATTATTCGTCGCGCGGGGCCTATTTCATCACCACGAACGTCAAGCACCGCGCCGAATGGTTCGGCCGCCTGCACGGCGGCCGCATGGTGCTGAACGCCGACGGCCTCATCGCGCACCGGTGCTGGGCGGAGATCCCGGAACATTTTCCCGGCGTGAGGGTCGACGCGTTCGTCGTGATGCCGGACCATGTGCACGGGATCATCGTAATCGATGACGCGCCTTTTGTAGGGGCCAGGCATGCCTGGCTACAAAAGGCGCCCAATCACGCGATTATCCCGGTTGTGGTCGGATCGTATAAATCGGCGGTGTCGAAATTGATTCATCGTTTCGGTTCGCCGTCGTTCCAATGGCAACGGTCGTATCACGATACCGTTATCCGCGATCACCATGCGCTGCGTGGAGTTCGACGGTATATCGGGGAGAATCCGGCGAGGTGCGATGGGCACAGGCAGGAGATGGATTGA